A genomic segment from Clostridium pasteurianum BC1 encodes:
- a CDS encoding adenine phosphoribosyltransferase, which produces MNLESKIRIIEDFPKKGISFKDITTLLEDKAAFKYTIDSFSELLKDKDIDIVVGPEARGFMFGTPLAYALGAGFVPARKKGKLPCDTLSIEYGLEYGKDVIEIHKDAIKPGQKVAIIDDLLATGGTIEAVTKLVEEMGGEVVSINFLIELTGLNGREKLEKYDINSLVTYEF; this is translated from the coding sequence ATGAATTTAGAAAGTAAAATTAGGATTATTGAGGATTTCCCCAAAAAAGGTATAAGTTTTAAGGATATAACAACTTTACTTGAAGATAAAGCAGCCTTTAAATATACAATAGACTCCTTTTCTGAGTTATTAAAGGATAAAGATATAGACATAGTTGTAGGACCGGAAGCAAGGGGGTTTATGTTTGGGACTCCACTGGCTTATGCACTGGGAGCTGGCTTTGTACCAGCAAGAAAAAAAGGAAAATTACCTTGTGATACTTTAAGTATTGAATATGGTCTTGAATATGGAAAAGATGTTATTGAAATACATAAGGATGCTATTAAGCCAGGGCAAAAAGTTGCAATAATAGATGATTTACTTGCTACTGGTGGTACTATAGAGGCAGTAACGAAACTTGTTGAAGAAATGGGTGGAGAAGTTGTTTCTATAAATTTTCTCATAGAGCTTACTGGACTTAACGGAAGAGAAAAGTTAGAAAAATATGATATCAATTCATTGGTTACCTATGAGTTTTAG
- a CDS encoding RelA/SpoT family protein, which yields MLSKLMETIDKYCYNVDKDFINKAYNFAVDAHKKQKRESGEPYIIHPEEVARILAEMGMDQNTIAAGLLHDVIEDTEYTYEDVTREFNSEVANLVEGVTKLGKISYKTKEEQQADNVRKMLLAMAKDIRVILIKLSDRLHNMRTLRYMSVQKQKEKAKETLDIFAPLAHRLGISKIKWELEDLAFRYIKPNEYYELVDDIAEKRVEREEYIKGIIAELHKNLEDANIIADIDGRPKHFYSIYRKMVNKNKTLDQIFDLTAIRILVKDIRECYTVLGIVHTMYKPIPGRFKDYIAMPKPNMYQSLHSTVIGPQGKSFEIQIRTHEMHKTAEYGIAAHWKYKEGMTEGITEDPDGKISEPVKADFDTKLTWVREMLDWQKETTNPEEFMENFKIDLFEDEAFVFTPKGKVINLPSEATPVDFAYKIHTDIGNRCIGAKVNGRIVPLDYKLKTGEIVEVLTSGITKGPNIQWLNNVKSNQAKIKIKAWFKKAKREENINRGKEILEKEAKKQGYNFAEFIKEIGLEQILKKNNVNSIEDLYVSVAIGTTSPSLLVSKLKENMQGKSPSAADESALKDIKEHINKEVKKEKARKSYNPGVTVKGETDILVRFSKCCNPVPGDDIIGYITKGRGVSIHRKDCENANNLIRQDGSRIVEVAWGNGNEAYVAEIQIKADDRPRLLTDIMEILNSMDTSIQSMSAKAVKGDIAFITFKIKIVDISHLDILMRNIKKLRGVMEVYRTKN from the coding sequence ATGCTGAGCAAGTTAATGGAAACAATAGATAAATACTGTTATAATGTTGATAAAGATTTTATTAATAAAGCCTATAATTTTGCTGTGGATGCCCATAAAAAACAAAAAAGGGAATCTGGAGAACCTTACATCATACATCCTGAGGAAGTTGCCCGCATTTTAGCTGAAATGGGTATGGATCAAAATACTATAGCAGCTGGTCTTTTGCATGATGTTATAGAGGATACAGAATATACCTATGAAGATGTCACAAGAGAATTTAATTCTGAAGTGGCAAATTTAGTTGAGGGTGTAACAAAGCTTGGAAAAATAAGCTATAAAACTAAAGAAGAACAACAGGCTGATAATGTAAGAAAAATGCTGCTTGCAATGGCAAAGGACATAAGGGTTATATTGATAAAATTATCCGATAGATTACACAACATGAGAACATTACGTTATATGTCAGTTCAAAAGCAAAAGGAAAAAGCTAAAGAAACCTTAGACATATTTGCTCCCCTTGCTCACAGACTTGGTATTTCAAAAATAAAATGGGAATTAGAGGATTTAGCTTTTAGATATATAAAACCAAATGAGTATTATGAACTGGTGGATGATATAGCAGAAAAAAGAGTAGAGAGAGAAGAATATATTAAAGGAATAATTGCTGAACTCCATAAAAATTTGGAAGATGCTAATATAATAGCTGATATAGATGGAAGACCTAAACATTTTTATAGTATATATAGAAAAATGGTAAATAAGAATAAAACTTTAGATCAGATATTTGATTTAACGGCTATAAGAATTTTAGTTAAAGATATAAGGGAATGTTATACAGTTCTTGGAATTGTTCACACAATGTATAAGCCTATACCGGGAAGATTTAAAGATTATATTGCCATGCCAAAGCCTAATATGTATCAATCGCTGCATTCAACAGTTATAGGACCACAGGGAAAGTCCTTTGAAATACAAATAAGAACTCATGAAATGCATAAAACGGCAGAATATGGTATTGCAGCTCACTGGAAATATAAGGAGGGAATGACGGAAGGAATAACGGAAGATCCCGATGGAAAAATTTCAGAACCTGTAAAAGCAGATTTTGATACTAAGCTTACATGGGTAAGGGAAATGCTGGATTGGCAAAAGGAAACTACAAATCCAGAGGAATTTATGGAAAATTTCAAAATCGATTTATTCGAAGATGAGGCTTTTGTGTTTACACCTAAGGGTAAGGTAATCAACCTTCCTTCTGAAGCTACACCTGTAGATTTTGCTTACAAAATACATACAGATATAGGAAACAGATGTATAGGTGCTAAGGTAAATGGGAGAATAGTACCATTAGATTACAAACTGAAAACAGGTGAAATAGTAGAAGTTTTAACTTCAGGAATAACAAAAGGTCCTAATATACAATGGCTTAATAACGTTAAAAGTAATCAGGCAAAAATTAAGATAAAAGCTTGGTTTAAGAAGGCTAAAAGGGAAGAAAACATAAATAGAGGGAAAGAAATACTAGAGAAGGAAGCAAAAAAACAAGGCTATAATTTTGCTGAATTTATAAAGGAAATTGGCTTAGAACAAATTTTAAAGAAGAACAATGTTAATAGTATAGAGGATCTTTATGTCTCTGTGGCTATTGGAACCACATCGCCATCATTGCTGGTATCAAAACTTAAGGAAAACATGCAGGGAAAAAGCCCCTCTGCTGCTGATGAATCAGCTTTAAAGGATATAAAAGAACACATAAATAAAGAAGTCAAGAAAGAGAAGGCAAGAAAGAGTTATAATCCTGGAGTTACAGTAAAAGGGGAAACTGATATACTTGTTAGATTTTCTAAATGTTGCAATCCTGTACCAGGAGACGATATAATTGGATATATAACCAAAGGGAGAGGAGTATCTATCCATAGAAAAGATTGTGAAAACGCCAATAATTTGATAAGACAGGATGGAAGCAGAATAGTAGAAGTGGCTTGGGGTAATGGAAATGAGGCTTATGTTGCGGAAATTCAGATAAAGGCAGATGATAGACCAAGACTTTTGACAGATATAATGGAAATATTAAATTCTATGGATACAAGTATTCAATCTATGAGTGCAAAAGCAGTAAAAGGTGACATAGCCTTTATTACTTTTAAAATTAAAATAGTTGATATAAGCCATTTAGATATACTTATGAGAAACATAAAAAAGCTAAGAGGTGTTATGGAAGTATATAGAACAAAAAATTAG
- a CDS encoding MBL fold metallo-hydrolase gives MKINIIPAGIYDANCYILIDEDTNEAAVIDPGGDAQILINNIKASQAKVKMILLTHGHADHTGAVSELRNEFGCSVYINEKDAELIDKNIPIYGNQDENGDKFISEGDLLKFGNCEIKCVETPGHTPGGMCFFIDNLVFTGDTLFNRSIGRTDFQGGDYNTIINSIKNKLMILPDATVVYPGHGPESSIGFEKKNNPFL, from the coding sequence ATGAAAATTAATATTATACCAGCAGGTATTTATGATGCCAATTGTTATATTCTAATTGATGAAGATACAAATGAAGCAGCAGTAATTGATCCCGGTGGCGATGCACAGATTCTTATAAATAATATAAAGGCTTCACAGGCTAAGGTTAAAATGATTTTATTGACTCACGGCCATGCAGATCATACAGGAGCGGTAAGTGAACTTAGAAATGAATTTGGGTGCAGTGTTTATATAAATGAAAAGGATGCAGAATTAATAGATAAAAATATTCCTATTTATGGCAACCAAGATGAAAATGGAGATAAATTCATTAGTGAAGGTGATTTGCTTAAATTCGGAAATTGTGAAATTAAATGTGTGGAAACTCCAGGACACACACCAGGAGGAATGTGTTTTTTCATAGACAATTTAGTTTTTACTGGTGATACGCTTTTTAACAGATCCATTGGAAGAACAGATTTTCAAGGTGGAGATTATAATACAATAATAAATAGTATAAAGAATAAATTAATGATATTGCCTGATGCTACAGTAGTTTATCCTGGACATGGACCGGAATCAAGTATAGGTTTTGAAAAAAAAAATAATCCCTTTTTATAA
- a CDS encoding coproporphyrinogen III oxidase — protein MTKIKISNEKFKYEIYNIFHLFYDEIKFVNDDEYDYQVIIKENNLQILYNNTCENYIFEEKLTEKENVKKILYKYVNKITNVEIPWGTLVGIRPTKIALKLMKDGKKQEEIREYFKEHSLTRADKAELCIDVATAEESIVNKDTNSISVYIGMPFCPTRCLYCSFISDTIQNCKDVIESYLKAMYYEIENISTYIKKKGLSIECVYFGGGTPTSIGNEQFEETMAKIYNSFIKDNNVKEFTVECGRPDSITVEKLNTLKKYGVHRISINPQTMNDTTLRLIGRGHNSKDVIDKFRLARGIGFDNINVDIIVGLPGEGLKEIEYTCSKILQLSPDSLTVHGMSLKRGSKLHQNILNNIYMKVAMQDELNKMYDETVKLSKALKLKPYYMYRQKNMVGNMENVGYSSLGKECIYNIEMIEERQTIIAIGANAVSKIIFLEENRLERFPNVKDVREYTKRIEEKVKSKIKFLNELY, from the coding sequence ATGACTAAAATAAAGATCTCTAATGAAAAATTTAAATATGAAATATATAATATATTTCATTTGTTTTATGATGAAATAAAATTTGTAAATGATGATGAATATGATTACCAAGTTATAATTAAAGAGAATAATCTGCAAATTTTATATAATAATACATGTGAAAACTACATTTTTGAAGAAAAGCTCACAGAAAAAGAAAATGTGAAAAAAATTTTGTACAAATATGTAAATAAAATTACAAATGTGGAAATTCCCTGGGGAACCCTTGTGGGTATTAGACCCACTAAAATAGCATTAAAGCTTATGAAAGATGGGAAAAAACAGGAGGAAATAAGGGAGTACTTTAAAGAGCATAGTTTAACGAGAGCAGATAAAGCAGAGCTCTGCATAGATGTAGCAACGGCTGAAGAGTCTATTGTGAATAAGGACACTAATTCTATAAGTGTATATATAGGTATGCCCTTTTGCCCTACAAGATGCCTTTATTGCAGCTTTATATCGGATACTATACAAAACTGTAAGGATGTAATAGAGTCTTATTTAAAGGCAATGTATTATGAAATAGAAAACATATCTACTTATATTAAGAAAAAGGGTCTTTCCATAGAATGTGTATATTTCGGAGGCGGTACTCCCACGTCTATAGGCAATGAACAATTTGAAGAAACTATGGCTAAGATATATAATAGTTTTATAAAGGATAATAATGTAAAGGAATTTACAGTGGAATGCGGAAGACCTGATAGTATTACAGTAGAAAAGCTTAACACATTAAAAAAATATGGAGTTCATAGAATAAGTATAAACCCTCAAACTATGAATGATACTACCCTTAGGCTTATAGGCAGAGGACATAACTCTAAGGATGTAATAGATAAATTTAGGCTTGCCAGAGGCATAGGTTTTGATAACATAAATGTGGATATAATTGTAGGCCTTCCAGGAGAAGGCTTAAAAGAAATTGAATATACTTGCAGTAAAATTTTACAGTTAAGTCCGGATAGCTTAACTGTTCATGGTATGTCCTTAAAAAGAGGATCAAAGCTGCATCAAAATATATTGAATAACATTTATATGAAGGTAGCTATGCAAGATGAGCTTAACAAAATGTATGATGAAACAGTAAAGCTTTCTAAGGCTTTAAAGCTTAAACCCTACTATATGTATAGACAAAAAAACATGGTGGGAAACATGGAGAATGTAGGCTATTCAAGCTTAGGCAAGGAATGCATATATAATATAGAAATGATTGAAGAAAGGCAGACTATTATAGCCATAGGAGCTAATGCAGTTTCTAAAATTATATTTTTAGAGGAAAACAGATTGGAAAGATTCCCTAATGTTAAAGATGTAAGGGAATATACTAAAAGGATAGAAGAAAAAGTTAAAAGTAAAATAAAATTTCTAAATGAATTATACTGA